The following proteins are encoded in a genomic region of Gimesia algae:
- a CDS encoding PSD1 and planctomycete cytochrome C domain-containing protein — protein sequence MMLIRFLIPLLVVVFVPGPFGTIQAAEKPLLFEKEIQPVLAAKCGKCHSDKVRKGGLDLSNITGVHRGGESGESAIAETVDDSMLWILVDGGDMPPEGQPQLTEAERNLIHKWIATGAKSEKPHQPEEKQITQHDVLPIVLLRCTACHGARLQRGGLDLRTPASMLKGGKQGPAFLAGNPDESLMIKRVESHACPPQEQLLKFFVKRPPQSEVETLREWIAAKAPIVDPEPEVVGLQPDPLVTEEDRQHWAFQAPRAKPEIKSIDQLILKQLQAHELEFSPAASRDTLIRRVYLDLTGLPPTLEEWKQWRNTDDANWYASMVEHLLASPRYGERWGRYWLDLAGYADSEGGVSSDPLRAVAWKYRDYVIDAFNNDKPYDRFLLEQIAGDELTDYENAPVITEEIVDNLVATGFLRMGIDQTGSRTMNFVPERLGVVYDAINVMGSSVMGLTLECARCHSHKYDPLPHRDYYRFKAIFQGALDEYDWLSFKNRSLELGTPEQQSRVKQTNPLLKKRLSKLEKSYKKAIAAQQVAMLRQFYPDQPAEEQQETLQALKIADNTRTQRQRILVEKLRIAETMPESEFSESVQQALQNVASIEQQMSEVQQQMEPPHTIRALWDRGEPSPTYILLRGEHDQPGHQVGPGVPSVLTDGRTPFSVKPPFPEGTPKTGRRLALAQWLTADDQPLTARVMVNRIWYHHFGTGLVKTLENFGVKGERPSHPELLDWLAVRFVEQDWSIKDMHRLMLNSRTYKQSSHITPAIQQHDPQNRLLSHMPLRRMNAEALRDSILAVSGKLDSTTGGPPDSVTVDRNGLVSANVTSKGGWRRSVYLQYRRTQIPTMLDTFDYPEMGPNCVSRNVSTVSPQSLMLLNNERVHSLSHAFASRVRNLLPDDQKSDRGAQIDLVYQLALSRFPGKEERQLGQATLQELESHWQENPEAALDTYCHTILNSAAFLYID from the coding sequence ATGATGCTCATACGATTTCTAATTCCTCTGCTTGTTGTTGTATTTGTTCCAGGCCCTTTTGGAACAATTCAAGCCGCAGAAAAACCGCTCCTCTTTGAAAAAGAGATTCAGCCGGTTCTCGCTGCAAAATGTGGCAAATGTCATAGCGACAAAGTTCGCAAAGGCGGACTTGATCTCTCAAATATTACCGGCGTACATCGTGGAGGAGAATCAGGTGAGTCTGCCATCGCAGAAACAGTCGATGACAGCATGCTCTGGATTCTGGTCGACGGAGGCGACATGCCACCTGAGGGACAGCCACAACTGACGGAAGCAGAACGCAACCTGATCCACAAGTGGATCGCCACCGGCGCCAAATCTGAAAAGCCCCATCAGCCTGAAGAAAAACAGATCACACAACACGATGTCCTGCCCATCGTCCTGCTCCGCTGTACCGCCTGTCATGGCGCACGACTGCAGCGGGGCGGCCTTGATCTGCGGACTCCTGCCAGCATGCTTAAAGGAGGCAAACAGGGCCCGGCGTTTCTCGCAGGCAATCCGGATGAAAGCCTGATGATCAAGCGCGTTGAAAGCCATGCCTGTCCCCCTCAGGAACAGCTGCTGAAGTTTTTTGTCAAGCGCCCCCCCCAGTCTGAAGTCGAAACACTGCGTGAATGGATCGCTGCCAAAGCACCGATTGTCGATCCGGAACCGGAAGTCGTCGGTTTGCAACCGGATCCCCTCGTTACCGAGGAAGACCGACAGCACTGGGCGTTTCAAGCACCGCGGGCAAAGCCTGAGATCAAATCGATTGATCAACTGATTCTCAAACAACTGCAGGCGCACGAACTGGAATTCTCTCCCGCAGCCAGCCGTGACACTCTCATCCGTCGTGTTTACCTGGATCTGACTGGCCTCCCCCCCACACTCGAAGAGTGGAAACAGTGGCGCAATACTGACGATGCGAACTGGTATGCATCCATGGTCGAACACCTGCTCGCTTCCCCCCGGTACGGCGAACGCTGGGGACGCTACTGGCTGGACCTCGCCGGTTACGCTGACTCCGAAGGGGGCGTCTCTTCCGACCCCCTGCGTGCCGTCGCCTGGAAATATCGTGATTATGTCATCGACGCTTTCAATAACGATAAACCCTACGATCGCTTTCTGCTGGAACAGATCGCCGGGGATGAACTAACCGACTATGAAAACGCGCCGGTGATCACTGAAGAAATCGTCGACAATCTCGTCGCCACCGGTTTCCTGCGGATGGGTATTGACCAGACCGGTTCCCGTACGATGAATTTTGTGCCCGAACGCCTGGGTGTAGTCTATGATGCCATCAATGTGATGGGCTCTTCGGTCATGGGGTTAACGCTGGAATGCGCCCGCTGTCATTCACACAAATACGATCCACTGCCGCATCGTGATTATTATCGCTTCAAAGCAATCTTCCAGGGCGCCCTTGATGAATACGACTGGCTCTCCTTTAAGAACCGTTCCCTGGAACTGGGCACTCCCGAACAGCAGAGCCGCGTCAAACAAACCAACCCGTTGCTCAAAAAGAGACTGAGTAAACTTGAAAAGAGTTACAAAAAAGCAATCGCCGCACAACAGGTCGCCATGCTCCGTCAGTTTTATCCGGACCAACCTGCAGAGGAACAGCAGGAAACCCTGCAGGCCTTAAAAATCGCCGATAACACCCGCACGCAACGTCAGCGGATTCTGGTCGAGAAATTAAGAATCGCGGAAACCATGCCCGAGTCGGAATTCTCGGAATCGGTACAGCAGGCACTGCAGAACGTGGCCTCCATCGAACAACAGATGAGCGAAGTGCAGCAGCAGATGGAACCACCGCACACAATCCGTGCCCTCTGGGATCGCGGTGAACCTTCCCCCACCTATATCCTGCTGCGAGGAGAACACGATCAACCTGGCCATCAGGTCGGTCCCGGCGTCCCTTCCGTCCTCACAGATGGACGTACTCCGTTCTCTGTCAAACCTCCTTTCCCGGAAGGAACCCCGAAAACCGGCAGAAGGCTGGCATTAGCCCAATGGCTGACTGCCGACGATCAGCCCCTCACTGCACGGGTGATGGTCAATCGAATCTGGTACCACCATTTCGGAACAGGCCTGGTCAAAACACTCGAGAACTTCGGCGTCAAAGGGGAACGTCCCTCTCATCCGGAACTGCTCGACTGGCTGGCTGTCCGGTTTGTCGAACAGGACTGGAGCATCAAAGACATGCATCGCCTGATGCTGAATTCGCGTACTTACAAACAATCCAGCCACATTACACCCGCGATTCAACAACATGATCCACAGAACCGACTGCTCTCTCACATGCCGCTCCGCAGAATGAACGCCGAAGCCTTGCGTGACTCGATCCTTGCCGTGTCCGGTAAACTCGATTCCACCACCGGCGGCCCTCCTGACTCAGTCACCGTCGATCGCAACGGACTTGTCAGTGCTAACGTGACCAGCAAAGGTGGCTGGCGTCGCAGTGTCTATCTGCAGTATCGTCGTACCCAGATACCAACGATGTTGGATACCTTTGATTACCCGGAAATGGGTCCCAACTGTGTCTCACGCAATGTTTCTACTGTTTCACCTCAATCCCTGATGCTCTTAAATAACGAACGCGTGCATTCTCTTTCTCATGCCTTCGCCAGCCGGGTTCGCAACCTGCTGCCCGATGATCAGAAATCGGACCGGGGTGCACAAATTGATCTGGTCTACCAATTGGCCCTCAGCCGCTTCCCCGGCAAGGAGGAACGTCAACTGGGACAAGCCACTCTGCAGGAACTGGAATCCCACTGGCAGGAAAACCCGGAAGCCGCTCTGGACACCTATTGTCATACGATTCTAAACTCTGCCGCGTTTCTATACATTGACTGA
- a CDS encoding DUF1501 domain-containing protein produces the protein MNSQPEPLSTRRDFFARTSDGVMGAALTHLLCQDFFGGTAALANDAPHAPQQYDLKPKQPHHPPAATSVIQLFMNGGPSQMDLFDPKPVLNKMDGKPFPGNIEDLGNSNTTSIGEMLGGQYKFARHGESGMWMADVLPETAKMTDELCLINSMWTDHPNHDNALYKIHSGRLFMGYPTLGSWTVYGLGTENQNLPAYVVLTDPLGAPKNGTRNWTSGFLPPTYQGTRLRPTGSPILNLKPQYDQPSAVTESARKLLNQLDSIHREKRPHYPLLDARIESYSLAARMQMSATEALDLSSETKHTLTDYGIGAQETDSYGKRCLLARRLVERGVRFVQIFLEEQPWDSHADLAANHRAMCQRTDKPVAGLLRDLKQRGLLDSTLVIWGGEFGRTPTTQKSANGFSGRDHNMQAFTSWMAGGGIKGGTTYGVTDEFGHSVVENPVSVHDFHATILHQLGLHHQELFYTRSGLEERLTGVNPPRVVKEIFS, from the coding sequence ATGAACAGCCAGCCTGAACCACTTTCCACCCGTCGAGACTTTTTTGCCCGCACCAGCGATGGCGTCATGGGCGCCGCGCTGACACATCTGTTATGCCAGGATTTCTTTGGGGGCACCGCAGCCCTGGCGAATGATGCCCCACACGCACCGCAGCAATACGACCTCAAACCCAAACAACCCCACCATCCTCCTGCAGCAACTTCGGTCATTCAGCTGTTTATGAATGGCGGACCGAGCCAGATGGATCTGTTCGACCCCAAACCGGTTCTGAACAAGATGGACGGCAAGCCATTCCCGGGCAACATTGAAGATCTGGGAAATTCGAATACCACCAGTATCGGCGAAATGCTGGGCGGCCAGTACAAGTTCGCCCGACACGGGGAATCGGGCATGTGGATGGCCGACGTCCTTCCCGAAACGGCAAAGATGACAGATGAACTTTGCCTGATCAACTCCATGTGGACCGATCACCCTAATCACGACAATGCCCTGTATAAAATTCACAGCGGCCGCCTGTTCATGGGCTACCCTACACTGGGCTCTTGGACCGTGTATGGCCTGGGAACCGAAAACCAGAACCTGCCCGCATACGTTGTACTCACCGATCCACTGGGCGCTCCCAAAAACGGCACACGCAACTGGACATCCGGCTTTCTGCCCCCCACGTACCAGGGAACCCGTCTGCGCCCCACCGGTTCACCCATTCTGAATCTCAAACCACAATACGACCAACCCTCGGCTGTCACCGAGTCCGCACGCAAACTGCTCAATCAGCTCGATTCCATTCACCGTGAAAAACGCCCCCATTACCCCCTGCTTGATGCCCGGATCGAATCGTACAGCCTTGCCGCACGCATGCAGATGTCCGCCACGGAAGCCCTTGACCTCTCGAGTGAAACAAAACACACGCTGACAGACTACGGCATCGGCGCGCAGGAAACCGACTCGTACGGCAAACGCTGTCTGCTCGCCCGCAGACTGGTTGAACGGGGAGTCCGTTTCGTCCAGATCTTCCTCGAAGAACAACCCTGGGACAGCCACGCCGACCTGGCCGCCAATCACCGCGCCATGTGTCAGCGAACCGACAAACCAGTCGCCGGCCTGCTCCGCGATCTTAAACAACGGGGCCTGCTCGACTCCACTCTGGTAATCTGGGGCGGCGAATTTGGACGCACTCCCACAACACAGAAATCCGCTAACGGCTTCTCAGGCCGTGATCATAACATGCAGGCTTTCACATCCTGGATGGCGGGCGGCGGGATTAAAGGGGGCACCACCTACGGGGTTACAGATGAATTTGGGCACAGCGTTGTCGAAAACCCCGTCAGTGTCCACGACTTCCACGCCACAATCCTTCACCAGCTGGGACTCCATCACCAGGAACTCTTTTACACCCGCAGTGGACTCGAAGAACGTTTGACCGGTGTCAATCCACCCCGCGTGGTCAAGGAGATCTTCAGTTGA
- a CDS encoding Gfo/Idh/MocA family protein — MLSSSKTVRWGVIGLGWFGEVHADNLSEMPGIELAGLCTRRPERLTEIGDRLEVKRRYTDYRELLADPEVDVVSITTHINDHREIAIEALRSGKHVLLEKPMAPTVADCEQIVAAAKDAAGFFMVGHICRFDPRVTLAKQAIEEGRIGDIISMHARRNLSKAIGETVLDDISALMGDGIHDADLMLWFSDANVSTVYAQEVHPGKNKYPDGGWSIARLDNGAVAVVESVWHLPESTPYTIDARMEIIGTQGAIYINCGEAGLTIHDAEGVKMPDTMYWPRPFGRYLGVLQEELRYFADCVRTGEPPARITPRESQAAVAWMAAATESARTGTVISF, encoded by the coding sequence ATGTTGAGTTCGTCAAAAACAGTTCGCTGGGGAGTAATTGGTCTGGGGTGGTTTGGCGAAGTTCATGCTGACAACCTGTCGGAGATGCCGGGAATTGAACTGGCGGGGTTGTGTACCCGACGTCCTGAACGCCTGACTGAAATAGGGGATCGACTGGAAGTCAAGCGGCGGTATACTGACTATCGTGAACTGCTGGCTGATCCTGAAGTCGATGTGGTCAGTATCACCACTCACATTAACGATCATCGCGAGATTGCCATTGAAGCACTCCGCAGCGGGAAACATGTTCTGCTGGAAAAACCGATGGCGCCGACGGTGGCTGACTGTGAACAGATTGTTGCTGCAGCCAAAGACGCTGCTGGATTTTTCATGGTGGGGCATATCTGTCGCTTTGATCCGCGCGTGACACTGGCGAAACAGGCGATTGAAGAAGGACGAATCGGTGACATTATCTCCATGCATGCGCGGCGGAATCTGTCGAAAGCGATCGGTGAGACAGTGCTCGATGACATTTCCGCTTTGATGGGGGATGGAATTCATGATGCGGATCTGATGCTCTGGTTCAGTGATGCGAACGTTTCCACTGTGTATGCGCAGGAAGTCCATCCCGGTAAAAATAAATATCCCGATGGAGGCTGGTCGATTGCAAGACTTGATAACGGTGCTGTCGCCGTGGTCGAGTCGGTCTGGCATCTGCCGGAATCGACGCCTTATACGATCGACGCGCGGATGGAAATCATTGGCACGCAAGGTGCGATCTATATCAACTGTGGCGAAGCGGGCTTGACGATTCATGATGCGGAAGGAGTGAAGATGCCTGACACGATGTACTGGCCTCGTCCGTTCGGCCGCTATCTGGGAGTGCTGCAGGAAGAGCTGCGGTATTTCGCGGATTGTGTACGGACAGGGGAACCTCCCGCGCGGATTACTCCCCGGGAATCTCAAGCCGCTGTCGCCTGGATGGCAGCGGCAACCGAGTCTGCCCGGACGGGTACTGTCATTTCTTTTTAA